In the Malus domestica chromosome 16, GDT2T_hap1 genome, one interval contains:
- the LOC103431863 gene encoding large ribosomal subunit protein mL101 (rPPR4)-like encodes MALQQFGRTKSVTKRSSKYLEEALYLRLFKDGGSEVSVRQQLNEVLKGRKRVYKWEVGDTLKKLRERKLYYPALKLSEAMDRRGMNKTVSDQAIHLDLVAKVRGIPAAESYFIDLPESAKTHLCYGALLNCYCKELMTEKAEALIEKMKALNLPLTSMPYNSLMTLYTKTGKPDKIPAIVQEMKACNVMLDSYSYNVWMRALAAVNDISGAERVIDEMKRDGRVASDWTTYSNLASIFVEAGMFEKAENALKELEKKNLCRDLSAFQFLITLYGKTGNLREIYRVWRSLRLAFPKTANISYLNMIQVLVNLNDVPGAEKTFREWECQCSTYDIRVANVLIGAYAEQGMLEKAKELKELARRRGAKPNAKTWEIFLDYYLKSGEYQLAVDCVANAISIGRGDGRKWSPSHKIVKTLMENFEQEKDVDGAEGFLEILKKSVESLGLEVFESLIRTYAAAGRTSPAMRARLKMEKLEVSEASEKLLEAVCVE; translated from the exons ATGGCGCTGCAACAGTTCGGGCGGACGAAGAGCGTGACGAAGCGGTCGAGCAAGTACTTGGAGGAGGCTCTATACCTGAGGCTGTTCAAAGACGGCGGCTCCGAGGTGAGCGTTCGGCAGCAGCTCAATGAAGTCCTCAAGGGCCGAAAGCGAGTTTACAAATGGGAGGTCGGCGACACTCTCAAGAAGCTTCGCGAACGCAAGCTTTACTACCCTGCTCTCAAG CTCTCGGAAGCTATGGATAGAAGAGGAATGAACAAGACAGTCAGTGATCAGGCAATACATCTTGATCTTGTTGCTAAAGTCCGGGGTATTCCTGCTGCAGAAAGTTATTTCATTGATCTTCCTGAGTCAGCAAAGACCCATCTTTGTTACGGGGCCCTGCTCAACTGTTACTGTAAGGAATTGATGACTGAAAAAGCTGAAGCCCTTATAGAAAAGATGAAGGCTCTTAACCTACCTTTAACCTCCATGCCTTATAACAGCCTTATGACCCTTTACACAAAAACTGGAAAGCCGGATAAGATCCCAGCCATTGTACAAGAAATGAAGGCCTGTAATGTCATGCTCGATTCCTATTCATACAATGTCTGGATGCGGGCACTGGCTGCTGTTAATGATATTTCTGGGGCTGAAAGGGTTATTGATGAGATGAAGAGGGATGGTCGAGTTGCCAGTGATTGGACCACGTATAGCAACTTAGCTTCAATTTTTGTTGAAGCTGGCATGTTTGAGAAGGCAGAAAATGCGCTTAAAGAATTGGAGAAGAAAAATTTGTGCCGAGATCTTTCGGCTTTCCAATTCCTCATTACATTGTATGGTAAAACAGGGAACCTGCGTGAAATTTATCGGGTATGGCGTTCCTTGAGGCTGGCTTTCCCTAAAACTGCAAATATCAGCTATCTGAATATGATCCAGGTGTTGGTCAACTTGAATGATGTCCCAGGTGCAGAGAAAACTTTCAGAGAATGGGAATGCCAGTGCTCAACCTATGATATTCGGGTAGCAAATGTTTTGATTGGAGCTTATGCTGAACAGGGTATGCTAGAGAAGGCCAAGGAACTCAAGGAGCTGGCCCGCAGGAGAGGAGCCAAGCCTAATGCAAAAACCTGGGAGATCTTTCTGGATTATTATCTGAAGTCTGGAGAATATCAATTGGCGGTTGATTGTGTTGCCAATGCAATATCCATTGGTAGGGGGGATGGTAGGAAGTGGAGTCCATCACATAAAATTGTCAAAACTTTGATGGAGAATTTCGAGCAAGAGAAGGATGTTGATGGTGCAGAAGGTTTTCTGGAGATTCTGAAGAAGTCCGTAGAATCCTTAGGGCTTGAGGTGTTTGAATCATTGATCAGAACTTATGCTGCTGCTGGAAGGACAAGTCCTGCTATGCGTGCTCGTTTGAAAATGGAGAAATTGGAGGTGAGTGAAGCCAGTGAAAAGTTGCTCGAGGCCGTATGTGTGGAATGA